A single genomic interval of Clostridia bacterium harbors:
- the hypE gene encoding hydrogenase expression/formation protein HypE translates to MSAPKEFSLSCPISISDYPTITLAHGGGGKLMHNLIEKMILPAFSSPLAEPHHDGAVFNVGDARLAFTTDSYVVRPLFFPGGDIGSLAVNGTVNDLAMCGARPLYLSCGLILEEGLPMETLWSVVQSLKHTAEAAGVQLVTGDTKVVDKGKGDGVFINTAGIGVIEHKLTIAPSAVRAGDAVLVSGDIGRHGIAIMAVREGLEFESTIESDCAPVSGTVMKLIESGIDVHCLRDLTRGGLGTTLIEIAESSARDISIEETKIAVREDVGGACELLGFDPLYLANEGRFVVFVPQDEAEQALNVLRNARDGEGAAQIGRVTEGSSGFVSMRSRIGTTRIVDMLSGEQLPRIC, encoded by the coding sequence ATGTCGGCTCCTAAAGAGTTCAGTTTGAGTTGTCCCATTTCGATCAGCGATTATCCAACAATCACGCTTGCGCACGGCGGCGGTGGAAAGCTGATGCATAACCTGATCGAGAAGATGATCCTGCCGGCATTCTCAAGCCCCTTGGCGGAACCGCACCACGACGGTGCCGTGTTCAACGTTGGAGATGCGCGGTTGGCATTCACCACGGACTCTTATGTAGTGCGGCCACTTTTCTTCCCCGGTGGAGATATCGGAAGCCTTGCGGTCAACGGAACCGTGAACGACCTTGCGATGTGCGGTGCGCGTCCTCTCTACCTGAGTTGCGGGCTCATCCTGGAAGAAGGTCTCCCTATGGAGACGCTGTGGAGCGTGGTGCAGAGTTTGAAGCACACGGCGGAAGCGGCGGGCGTGCAACTCGTGACCGGCGACACGAAGGTCGTTGATAAGGGCAAGGGCGACGGAGTGTTCATCAACACGGCCGGCATTGGCGTGATTGAGCACAAGCTGACGATTGCGCCATCGGCTGTGCGCGCTGGAGACGCCGTGCTGGTGAGCGGCGACATCGGGCGGCACGGCATCGCGATCATGGCGGTGCGCGAGGGATTGGAATTCGAGAGCACGATTGAAAGCGATTGCGCACCCGTGTCGGGAACGGTGATGAAGCTGATCGAGAGCGGCATTGATGTGCACTGCCTCCGCGACCTGACGCGCGGTGGGCTTGGCACGACGCTGATCGAGATCGCCGAGTCGTCCGCCCGTGATATTTCGATTGAGGAGACAAAGATCGCGGTGCGCGAAGATGTAGGTGGCGCATGCGAGTTGTTGGGCTTTGACCCGTTGTATCTTGCCAACGAAGGACGGTTCGTTGTCTTCGTTCCGCAAGACGAGGCGGAGCAGGCTTTGAACGTGCTGCGCAATGCGCGAGATGGTGAAGGCGCTGCACAGATCGGTCGCGTGACCGAGGGCAGTTCCGGTTTTGTTAGCATGCGCAGCCGCATAGGCACAACCCGCATTGTTGACATGTTGAGCGGAGAACAGCTACCCCGGATTTGTTAA